From one Triticum aestivum cultivar Chinese Spring chromosome 4B, IWGSC CS RefSeq v2.1, whole genome shotgun sequence genomic stretch:
- the LOC123090645 gene encoding thymocyte nuclear protein 1 has protein sequence MAMVGIPRAFSIPSAQFPANIRSLPSPAIAAALNPHRMPRKAARGDAAASKKAAPTATAAKKKSASTAGKKAVTPVSKKAAPAAGNGKKAAAPAAIKHWLLKTEPGEWSWSDQAGAPGGVGPWDGVRNHQAMNSLRAMRRGDRCLFYHSGAGAASRRVVGVVEVAREWYEGGEGEATAGGAVDVRAVGELRRPVSLEEIKKAAAAGEVEGLKDFALIRQARLSVMPVAVEVWDWICEMGGGFVEDGKVEEDEAEG, from the coding sequence ATGGCCATGGTAGGGATTCCCCGCGCATTCTCAATCCCTAGCGCCCAATTTCCCGCCAATATAAGATCTTTGCCTTCTCCGGCGATCGCCGCAGCCCTGAACCCTCACAGGATGCCGAGGAAAGCAGCTCGCGGCGACGCCGCCGCCAGCAAGAAAGCAGCGCCCACCGCGACCGCCGCTAAAAAGAAATCCGCGTCCACCGCCGGCAAGAAAGCCGTGACCCCCGTCAGCAAGAaagccgcgcccgccgccggcaACGGCAAGAAAGCAGCAGCGCCCGCGGCAATCAAGCACTGGCTGCTGAAGACGGAGCCGGGGGAGTGGTCGTGGTCGGACCAGGCGGGCGCGCCGGGCGGCGTCGGGCCGTGGGACGGCGTCCGCAACCACCAGGCCATGAACAGCCTCCGCGCGATGCGCCGCGGCGACCGCTGCCTCTTCTACCACTCGGGCGCCGGCGCCGCGTCGCGCCGCGTGGTGGGCGTCGTCGAGGTCGCCAGGGAGTGGTACgagggcggggagggggaggcgacgGCCGGCGGCGCCGTGGACGTGCGGGCCGTCGGGGAGCTCCGGAGGCCCGTGTCGCTGGAGGAGATCAAGAAGGCGGCCGCCGCGGGCGAGGTGGAGGGGCTGAAGGACTTCGCGCTCATCCGCCAGGCCCGGCTGTCGGTGATGCCCGTGGCGGTGGAGGTCTGGGACTGGATTTGTGAGATGGGGGGTGGCTTTGTGGAAGATGGGAAGGTGGAAGAAGATGAAGCAGAGGGTTGA